The Chlorocebus sabaeus isolate Y175 chromosome 16, mChlSab1.0.hap1, whole genome shotgun sequence genome window below encodes:
- the RAB34 gene encoding ras-related protein Rab-34 isoform X3, translating to MNILAPVRRDRVLAELPQCLRKEAALHVHKDFHPRVTCACQEHRTGTVGFKISKIIVVGDLSVGKTCLINRFCKDTFDKNYKATIGVDFEMERFEVLGIPFSLQLWDTAGQERFKCIASTYYRGAQAIIVVFNLNDVASLEHTKQWLADALKENDPSSVLLFLVGSKKDLSTPAQYALMEKDALQVAQEMKAEYWAVSSLTGENVREFFFRVAALTFEANVLAELERSGARRIGDVVRINSDDSNLYLTASKKKPTCCP from the exons ATGAACATTCTGGCGCCCGTGCGGAGGGATCGCGTCCTGGCAGAGCTGCCCCAG TGCCTGAGGAAGGAGGCCGCTTTGCACGTGCACAAAGACTTCCACCCCCGCGTCACCTGCGCCTGCCAGGAACACCGGACAGGCACCGTGGG ATTTAAGATCTCCAAGATCATTGTGGTGGGGGACCTGTCGGTGGGAAAGACTTGCCTCATTAATAG GTTCTGCAAAGACACCTTTGATAAGAATTATAAGGCCACCATTGGAGTGGACTTCGAGATGGAACGATTTGAGGTGCTGGGTATCCCCTTCAGTTTGCAGCT tTGGGATACTGCTGGACAGGAGAGGTTCAAATGCATTGCGTCAACCTACTATCGAGGAGCTCAAG CCATCATTGTTGTCTTCAACCTGAATGATGTGGCATCTCTGGAACATACCAA GCAGTGGCTGGCTGATGCCCTGAAGGAGAATGACCCTTCCAGTGTGCTGCTTTTCCTCGTAGGTTCCAAGAAGGATCTGAGT ACCCCTGCTCAGTATGCGCTGATGGAGAAAGACGCCCTCCAGGTGgcccaggagatgaaggctgAGTACTGGGCAGTCTCATCTCTCACTG GTGAGAATGTCCGAGAATTCTTCTTCCGCGTGGCAGCGCTGACTTTTGAGGCCAATGTGCTGGCTGAGCTGGAGAGATCGGGGGCCCGACGCATTGGGGATGTTGTCC GCATCAACAGTGATGACAGCAACCTCTACCTAACTGCCAGCAAGAAGAAGCCCACATGTTGTCCATGA
- the RAB34 gene encoding ras-related protein Rab-34 isoform X2, with amino-acid sequence MNILAPVRRDRVLAELPQCLRKEAALHVHKDFHPRVTCACQEHRTGTVGRFKISKIIVVGDLSVGKTCLINRFCKDTFDKNYKATIGVDFEMERFEVLGIPFSLQLWDTAGQERFKCIASTYYRGAQAIIVVFNLNDVASLEHTKQWLADALKENDPSSVLLFLVGSKKDLSTPAQYALMEKDALQVAQEMKAEYWAVSSLTGENVREFFFRVAALTFEANVLAELERSGARRIGDVVRINSDDSNLYLTASKKKPTCCP; translated from the exons ATGAACATTCTGGCGCCCGTGCGGAGGGATCGCGTCCTGGCAGAGCTGCCCCAG TGCCTGAGGAAGGAGGCCGCTTTGCACGTGCACAAAGACTTCCACCCCCGCGTCACCTGCGCCTGCCAGGAACACCGGACAGGCACCGTGGG CAGATTTAAGATCTCCAAGATCATTGTGGTGGGGGACCTGTCGGTGGGAAAGACTTGCCTCATTAATAG GTTCTGCAAAGACACCTTTGATAAGAATTATAAGGCCACCATTGGAGTGGACTTCGAGATGGAACGATTTGAGGTGCTGGGTATCCCCTTCAGTTTGCAGCT tTGGGATACTGCTGGACAGGAGAGGTTCAAATGCATTGCGTCAACCTACTATCGAGGAGCTCAAG CCATCATTGTTGTCTTCAACCTGAATGATGTGGCATCTCTGGAACATACCAA GCAGTGGCTGGCTGATGCCCTGAAGGAGAATGACCCTTCCAGTGTGCTGCTTTTCCTCGTAGGTTCCAAGAAGGATCTGAGT ACCCCTGCTCAGTATGCGCTGATGGAGAAAGACGCCCTCCAGGTGgcccaggagatgaaggctgAGTACTGGGCAGTCTCATCTCTCACTG GTGAGAATGTCCGAGAATTCTTCTTCCGCGTGGCAGCGCTGACTTTTGAGGCCAATGTGCTGGCTGAGCTGGAGAGATCGGGGGCCCGACGCATTGGGGATGTTGTCC GCATCAACAGTGATGACAGCAACCTCTACCTAACTGCCAGCAAGAAGAAGCCCACATGTTGTCCATGA
- the RAB34 gene encoding ras-related protein Rab-34 isoform X4: protein MVGQPQPRDDVGSPRSRVIVGAIRPRVIVGSARARPTPDGTPRPQLAAEESPRPRVIFGTPRARVVVGSPRPRVIVSSPWPAVVVASPRPRAPVGSPWPRVVVGTPRPRVIVGSPRARVAGADPASAPSQGALQGRRQDEHSGARAEGSRPGRAAPADLRSPRSLWWGTCRWERLASLIGSAKTPLIRIIRPPLEWTSRWNDLRCWVSPSVCSCECFHTPSSYPFPPAPTPPNIHTCASLLLPPSWDTAGQERFKCIASTYYRGAQAIIVVFNLNDVASLEHTKQWLADALKENDPSSVLLFLVGSKKDLSTPAQYALMEKDALQVAQEMKAEYWAVSSLTGENVREFFFRVAALTFEANVLAELERSGARRIGDVVRINSDDSNLYLTASKKKPTCCP from the exons ATGGTAGGGCAGCCTCAGCCCCGAGATGACGTCGGGTCTCCGCGGTCCCGGGTTATTGTAGGAGCTATTCGGCCCCGCGTAATCGTAGGGTCTGCGCGGGCCCGGCCCACACCAGACGGGACTCCCCGCCCCCAATTGGCGGCGGAGGAGTCTCCTCGCCCCAGAGTCATCTTCGGGACGCCCAGGGCCCGGGTGGTTGTGGGCTCGCCCCGGCCCCGGGTGATTGTTTCATCTCCGTGGCCCGCGGTGGTCGTAGCGTCTCCGAGACCGCGGGCTCCTGTAGGGTCCCCGTGGCCCCGAGTTGTAGTTGGGACACCCCGGCCGCGGGTGATCGTCGGCTCTCCACGCGCCCGGGTCGCTGGCGCGGATCCGGCCTCGGCGCCTTCTCAGGGCGCCCTGCAAGGCCGCAGGCAGGATGAACATTCTGGCGCCCGTGCGGAGGGATCGCGTCCTGGCAGAGCTGCCCCAG CAGATTTAAGATCTCCAAGATCATTGTGGTGGGGGACCTGTCGGTGGGAAAGACTTGCCTCATTAATAG GTTCTGCAAAGACACCTTTGATAAGAATTATAAGGCCACCATTGGAGTGGACTTCGAGATGGAACGATTTGAGGTGCTGGGTATCCCCTTCAGTTTGCAGCTGTGAGTGCTTCCACACCCCTTCCAGCTATCCCTTCCCCCCAGCACCCACACCCCCCAACATACATACCTGTGCTTcactcctccttcctcccagtTGGGATACTGCTGGACAGGAGAGGTTCAAATGCATTGCGTCAACCTACTATCGAGGAGCTCAAG CCATCATTGTTGTCTTCAACCTGAATGATGTGGCATCTCTGGAACATACCAA GCAGTGGCTGGCTGATGCCCTGAAGGAGAATGACCCTTCCAGTGTGCTGCTTTTCCTCGTAGGTTCCAAGAAGGATCTGAGT ACCCCTGCTCAGTATGCGCTGATGGAGAAAGACGCCCTCCAGGTGgcccaggagatgaaggctgAGTACTGGGCAGTCTCATCTCTCACTG GTGAGAATGTCCGAGAATTCTTCTTCCGCGTGGCAGCGCTGACTTTTGAGGCCAATGTGCTGGCTGAGCTGGAGAGATCGGGGGCCCGACGCATTGGGGATGTTGTCC GCATCAACAGTGATGACAGCAACCTCTACCTAACTGCCAGCAAGAAGAAGCCCACATGTTGTCCATGA
- the RAB34 gene encoding ras-related protein Rab-34 isoform X1, giving the protein MVGQPQPRDDVGSPRSRVIVGAIRPRVIVGSARARPTPDGTPRPQLAAEESPRPRVIFGTPRARVVVGSPRPRVIVSSPWPAVVVASPRPRAPVGSPWPRVVVGTPRPRVIVGSPRARVAGADPASAPSQGALQGRRQDEHSGARAEGSRPGRAAPDLRSPRSLWWGTCRWERLASLIGSAKTPLIRIIRPPLEWTSRWNDLRCWVSPSVCSCECFHTPSSYPFPPAPTPPNIHTCASLLLPPSWDTAGQERFKCIASTYYRGAQAIIVVFNLNDVASLEHTKQWLADALKENDPSSVLLFLVGSKKDLSTPAQYALMEKDALQVAQEMKAEYWAVSSLTGENVREFFFRVAALTFEANVLAELERSGARRIGDVVRINSDDSNLYLTASKKKPTCCP; this is encoded by the exons ATGGTAGGGCAGCCTCAGCCCCGAGATGACGTCGGGTCTCCGCGGTCCCGGGTTATTGTAGGAGCTATTCGGCCCCGCGTAATCGTAGGGTCTGCGCGGGCCCGGCCCACACCAGACGGGACTCCCCGCCCCCAATTGGCGGCGGAGGAGTCTCCTCGCCCCAGAGTCATCTTCGGGACGCCCAGGGCCCGGGTGGTTGTGGGCTCGCCCCGGCCCCGGGTGATTGTTTCATCTCCGTGGCCCGCGGTGGTCGTAGCGTCTCCGAGACCGCGGGCTCCTGTAGGGTCCCCGTGGCCCCGAGTTGTAGTTGGGACACCCCGGCCGCGGGTGATCGTCGGCTCTCCACGCGCCCGGGTCGCTGGCGCGGATCCGGCCTCGGCGCCTTCTCAGGGCGCCCTGCAAGGCCGCAGGCAGGATGAACATTCTGGCGCCCGTGCGGAGGGATCGCGTCCTGGCAGAGCTGCCCCAG ATTTAAGATCTCCAAGATCATTGTGGTGGGGGACCTGTCGGTGGGAAAGACTTGCCTCATTAATAG GTTCTGCAAAGACACCTTTGATAAGAATTATAAGGCCACCATTGGAGTGGACTTCGAGATGGAACGATTTGAGGTGCTGGGTATCCCCTTCAGTTTGCAGCTGTGAGTGCTTCCACACCCCTTCCAGCTATCCCTTCCCCCCAGCACCCACACCCCCCAACATACATACCTGTGCTTcactcctccttcctcccagtTGGGATACTGCTGGACAGGAGAGGTTCAAATGCATTGCGTCAACCTACTATCGAGGAGCTCAAG CCATCATTGTTGTCTTCAACCTGAATGATGTGGCATCTCTGGAACATACCAA GCAGTGGCTGGCTGATGCCCTGAAGGAGAATGACCCTTCCAGTGTGCTGCTTTTCCTCGTAGGTTCCAAGAAGGATCTGAGT ACCCCTGCTCAGTATGCGCTGATGGAGAAAGACGCCCTCCAGGTGgcccaggagatgaaggctgAGTACTGGGCAGTCTCATCTCTCACTG GTGAGAATGTCCGAGAATTCTTCTTCCGCGTGGCAGCGCTGACTTTTGAGGCCAATGTGCTGGCTGAGCTGGAGAGATCGGGGGCCCGACGCATTGGGGATGTTGTCC GCATCAACAGTGATGACAGCAACCTCTACCTAACTGCCAGCAAGAAGAAGCCCACATGTTGTCCATGA
- the RPL23A gene encoding large ribosomal subunit protein uL23 gives MAPKAKKEAPAPPKAEAKAKALKAKKAVLKGVHSHKKKKIRTSPTFRRPKTLRLRRQPKYPRKSAPRRNKLDHYAIIKFPLTTESAMKKIEDNNTLVFIVDVKANKHQIKQAVKKLYDIDVAKVNTLIRPDGEKKAYVRLAPDYDALDVANKIGII, from the exons ATGGCGCCGAAAGCGAAGAAGGAAG CTCCTGCCCCTCCTAAAGCCGAAGCCAAAGCGAAGGCTTTAAAGGCCAAGAAGGCAGTGTTGAAAGGTGTCCACAgccacaaaaaaaagaagatccgCACGTCACCTACCTTCCGGCGGCCCAAGACACTGCGACTCCGGAGGCAGCCCAAATATCCTCGGAAGAGCGCCCCCAGGAGAAACAA GCTTGACCACTATGCTATCATCAAGTTTCCGCTGACCACTGAGTCTGCCATGAAGAAGATAGAAGACAACAACACACTTGTGTTCATTGTGGATGTTAAAGCCAACAAGCACCAGATTAAacaggctgtgaagaagctctatgACATTGATGTGGCCAAGGTCAACACCCTGATTCG GCCTGATGGAGAGAAAAAGGCGTATGTTCGACTGGCTCCTGATTACGACGCTTTGGATGTTGCCAACAAA attgggATCATCTAA
- the TLCD1 gene encoding TLC domain-containing protein 1 isoform X1, giving the protein MPPLLHPALPLLLGATLTFRALRRALSRLPLPVHVRADPLRTWRWHNLLVSFAHSIVSGIWALLCVWQTPDMLVEIETAWSLSGYLLVCFSAGYFIHDTVDIVASGQARASWEYLVHHIMAMGAFFSGIFWSSFVGGGVLTLLVEVSNIFLTIRMMMKINNAQDHLLYRVNKYVNLVMYFVFRLAPQVYLTHFFLRYVRQRTLGTFLLGILLMLDVMIIIYFSRLLRSDFCPERVPRKQHKDKFLTE; this is encoded by the exons ATGCCCCCACTGCTGCACCCCGCCCTGCCGCTGCTCCTGGGCGCCACGCTGACCTTCCGGGCGCTCCGGCGCGCGCTCAGTCGCCTGCCCCTACCTGTGCACGTGCGCGCCGACCCCCTGCGCACCTGGCGCTGGCACAACCTGCTCGTCTCCTTCGCTCACTCCATTGTGTCGGGGATCTGGGCACTGCTGTG tGTATGGCAGACTCCCGACATGTTGGTGGAGATTGAGACGGCATGGTCACTTTCTGGCTATTTGCTCGTTTGCTTTTCTGCAG GGTATTTCATCCATGATACGGTGGACATCGTGGCTAGCGGACAGGCGCGAGCATCTTGGGAATACCTCGTCCATCACATCATG GCCATGGGTGCCTTCTTCTCTGGCATCTTTTGGAGCAGCTTTGTCGGTGGTGGTGTCTTAACACTACTGGTGGAAGTCAGCAACATCTTCCTCACAATTCGAATGATGATGAAAATCAATAATGCCCAGGATCATCTCCTCTATAGGGTTAACAAGTATGTGAACCTGGTCATGTACTTTGTCTTCCGCCTGGCCCCTCAGGTCTACCTCACCCATTTCTTCTTGCGTTATGTGAGGCAGAGGACCCTGGGCACCTTCCTGCTGGGTATCCTGCTCATGCTGGACGTGATGATCATAATCTACTTTTCCCGCCTCCTCCGCTCTGACTTCTGCCCCGAGCGTGTCCCCAGGAAGCAACACAAAGACAAGTTCTTGACTGAGTGA
- the TLCD1 gene encoding TLC domain-containing protein 1 isoform X2: protein MGYSAVPKRPPRGRGRDGVWQTPDMLVEIETAWSLSGYLLVCFSAGYFIHDTVDIVASGQARASWEYLVHHIMAMGAFFSGIFWSSFVGGGVLTLLVEVSNIFLTIRMMMKINNAQDHLLYRVNKYVNLVMYFVFRLAPQVYLTHFFLRYVRQRTLGTFLLGILLMLDVMIIIYFSRLLRSDFCPERVPRKQHKDKFLTE, encoded by the exons ATGGGTTACTCAGCAGTTCCCAAGCGCCCACCTCGCGGGCGCGGGAGGGACGG tGTATGGCAGACTCCCGACATGTTGGTGGAGATTGAGACGGCATGGTCACTTTCTGGCTATTTGCTCGTTTGCTTTTCTGCAG GGTATTTCATCCATGATACGGTGGACATCGTGGCTAGCGGACAGGCGCGAGCATCTTGGGAATACCTCGTCCATCACATCATG GCCATGGGTGCCTTCTTCTCTGGCATCTTTTGGAGCAGCTTTGTCGGTGGTGGTGTCTTAACACTACTGGTGGAAGTCAGCAACATCTTCCTCACAATTCGAATGATGATGAAAATCAATAATGCCCAGGATCATCTCCTCTATAGGGTTAACAAGTATGTGAACCTGGTCATGTACTTTGTCTTCCGCCTGGCCCCTCAGGTCTACCTCACCCATTTCTTCTTGCGTTATGTGAGGCAGAGGACCCTGGGCACCTTCCTGCTGGGTATCCTGCTCATGCTGGACGTGATGATCATAATCTACTTTTCCCGCCTCCTCCGCTCTGACTTCTGCCCCGAGCGTGTCCCCAGGAAGCAACACAAAGACAAGTTCTTGACTGAGTGA